The following coding sequences lie in one Pirellulales bacterium genomic window:
- the nuoD gene encoding NADH dehydrogenase (quinone) subunit D, translating into MLTQPGEPGAATDEQDYLWTLNFGPQHPATHTTLRLVIRLDGERVVDAVPDIGYLHSGFEKIGEHLDYNQYVTVTDRMNYISPMANNVAWHGAVEKLMGIELTPRCKYLRVIVAELARISDHLLCNGAVGLDVGAFTFFLYAFNQREALYDIFETVCGARFTNSYTRVGGLMYDATPLFVEKVRAFARAFPKTLDDMERLLNRNRIFIDRTKGVGLLSKAEALSRSATGPIARASGVTRDLRKDEPYLAYGDFDFQVCCATAGDCLTRYLVRMAEMRESLKIVEQAIENLPSGPVNVGIDQRTALPRKTQVYSTIEGLISHFELVMSNRGFEVPNEECYAAIESPNGELGFYIAGDGSDVAYRARCRPPSYIHFALFPYLIKGHTLSDIVAVLGSLNIIAAELDR; encoded by the coding sequence ATGTTGACGCAGCCGGGCGAGCCTGGCGCCGCGACCGATGAGCAGGACTATTTGTGGACGCTCAATTTTGGTCCGCAGCATCCGGCCACGCACACCACCTTGCGGTTGGTGATTCGGCTGGATGGCGAGCGCGTGGTGGATGCCGTGCCCGACATTGGCTACCTGCACTCGGGCTTTGAGAAGATTGGCGAACACCTCGATTACAACCAGTACGTGACGGTCACGGACCGGATGAATTACATCTCGCCGATGGCCAACAACGTGGCCTGGCACGGCGCGGTGGAAAAGCTGATGGGGATCGAGCTGACGCCGCGCTGCAAGTATTTACGGGTGATCGTGGCGGAGTTGGCGCGGATCAGCGACCATCTGTTGTGCAACGGCGCGGTGGGCCTGGACGTGGGGGCGTTCACGTTCTTTTTGTACGCGTTCAATCAGCGCGAGGCGTTGTACGACATCTTTGAGACGGTGTGCGGCGCGCGGTTCACCAACAGCTACACGCGGGTCGGCGGACTGATGTACGACGCCACGCCGCTGTTCGTGGAAAAGGTGCGGGCCTTCGCGCGGGCGTTTCCCAAGACGTTGGACGACATGGAGCGACTGCTCAACCGCAATCGCATCTTCATCGATCGGACCAAAGGGGTGGGCCTGTTGAGCAAGGCCGAGGCGCTGTCGCGCAGCGCCACCGGACCGATCGCGCGGGCCAGCGGCGTGACGCGCGACCTGCGCAAAGACGAGCCGTATCTGGCGTATGGCGATTTTGATTTTCAGGTGTGCTGCGCCACGGCGGGCGATTGCCTGACGCGCTACCTGGTGCGCATGGCCGAAATGCGCGAGAGCCTGAAGATCGTGGAGCAGGCGATCGAGAATCTGCCATCGGGCCCGGTGAACGTGGGCATCGACCAGCGCACCGCGCTGCCGCGCAAGACGCAGGTGTATTCGACCATCGAAGGGCTGATTTCGCACTTTGAGCTGGTGATGAGCAACCGCGGCTTTGAAGTGCCGAACGAAGAATGCTATGCGGCGATTGAGAGCCCCAACGGCGAGCTGGGATTTTACATCGCGGGGGACGGCAGCGACGTGGCGTATCGGGCGCGATGCCGGCCGCCGTCGTACATCCACTTCGCCCTGTTTCCGTATTTGATCAAGGGGCACACGCTCAGCGACATCGTGGCGGTGCTGGGCAGCTTGAACATCATTGCCGCGGAGCTCGATCGCTAA